The region CTGTAATAAAAATAATTACAGGCTTTAAAAGTTGATTATACTTTGTTTTCCATAATATGATATTACTTCATTATAAAAATCATTATTATACTTTTTAGAAAGCACAAATAAAACTCTTCTACTTATAGCGGGTACTTCTACCCATCCATCAGTAAATATAATTATTCCTTCTGGTCTTATATTCTTTTCCACATAATCAACAGCTGGCTGTAAATCTGTTGAACCACTACCTTTCAAAGTTAAATCTTTCCAATTTCCTTTATTATATTCAGAAATTGATTGTACTTTTTTATCGGCTTGTATTAATTTTATCTTTCCACCTTGAACTTTTGATATATCTTCAATCTCAGAAAAAAACATATCATATTCTTCTTCGATTATAGATCCAGAAGTATCTAAAATAACACAAACATTAGGTCCTCTTTGACTAACCCAACCAGGTTGATCATCATATCTTCTATTTGGTTTTAATAAGCTTCTATATTTGTTTGTTATTACAGAGCTTCCAAAGAACCTTCTTAAAACTGTTTTCCAATCAAATTTATTTTTTTTAGTCATTATTTTTACAGCTATTTCTAAACCTTCTGGCATATCCCCTTTTGATTTATCATAT is a window of Oceanotoga teriensis DNA encoding:
- a CDS encoding vWA domain-containing protein; the protein is MQDIVEKAWIELSKESIFFSYARMRFDMLKSETVRTVKLSITSNGNFRLIYNPRRLKSKGINFTKAIIKHELYHIIFGHIFIKIKNERLKGIWDLAMDASINQYIYELDALAKPLNVMLGEGHAPDNEILFVTAPIDMPGKTAEEYFQYCLKFFEDNKIIDLEEIQEQREETDSHDFQMDVSEEMAFDIVSEFIQESYDKSKGDMPEGLEIAVKIMTKKNKFDWKTVLRRFFGSSVITNKYRSLLKPNRRYDDQPGWVSQRGPNVCVILDTSGSIIEEEYDMFFSEIEDISKVQGGKIKLIQADKKVQSISEYNKGNWKDLTLKGSGSTDLQPAVDYVEKNIRPEGIIIFTDGWVEVPAISRRVLFVLSKKYNNDFYNEVISYYGKQSIINF